The window CGACGCGTTTGCACGCCGAGGGTAAGCCCAGCTGGATCGCCGTTCAGGCCAAGCAGTACGAGGGCCTGGTGGTCTGGTTCAACACGTTGCTGGAAAGCGCTGGCGGGCGAGTGCTTTCCGACGACGGCAAGCACGTCACCCTGACTGACACGCCCGAACACCGCACCGCGACGGTCAAGGCGCTGCAGATCATCAAGGCAGTGGCCACCGCACCGGGTGCCGATCCGTCGGTGACCCAGACCGACGAGGGCACCGCGCGACTGGCGCTCGAGCAGGGCAAGGCGGCGCTGGAGGTCAACTGGCCCTTCGTGTTCGCCTCGATGCTCGAGAACTCCGTCAAGGGTGGTGTCCCTTTCCTTCCGCTCAACAACAAGCCGGGGCTGGCGGGCAGCATCAATGACGCCGGCACCTTCTCGCCCACCGACGACCAGTTCACCATCGCCTTCGACGCGTCCAAGGAAGTGTTCGGATTCGCGCCCTATCCCGGCGTCATACCCGGACAGCCCACCCGGGTGACCCTGGGCGGGCTGAACCTGGCGGTGGCCAAGACCACCCGGCACCCGGCCGAGGCGTTCGACGCGATCCGCTGCATCCGGAACCTGGAGAACCAGAAGTACACCTCCATCGAGGGTGGCCTGCCGGCGGTGCGCACCTCGCTGTACTCCGACCCGGACTTTCAGAAGAAGTACCCGCAGTACGCGATCATCCGCGATCAGCTCACCACCGCGGCGGTGCGCCCGGCGACGCCGAACTATCAGGCGGTGTCGACGCGGATCTCGGCGACGCTGGCGCCGGTCACCCAGATCGACCCGGAGAAGACGGCCGACGAGTTGACCGTGCAGGTGCAGAGGGCCGTCGACGGAAAGGGTTTGATCCCGTGACCGCCGCCGCGCAGCGCAGTGACGACCGGCGGTCCCAACGCCGGCTGGCCTATCTGTTGATCGCCCCGGCGGTGATCCTGATGCTCGCCGTCACGGCATACCCGATCGTCTACGCGTTCTGGCTCAGCCTGCAGCGCTACAACCTGGCCAGCTCGGCCGACACCGAGTTCATCTGGTTCGAGAACTACGCCACGATCCTCACCGACCGGTACTGGTGGACGGCGTTCGTCATCACGCTGGTGATCACGGTGATCTCGGTGGCCATCGAGTTCGTGCTCGGGATGACGCTCGCACTTGTCATG is drawn from Candidatus Mycolicibacterium alkanivorans and contains these coding sequences:
- a CDS encoding ABC transporter substrate-binding protein, whose amino-acid sequence is MASPGGRARRVGAAALAALTTASVVSACSSGDNGLVVSLYTPASETATFTAVANRCNGELAGRFRIEQRSLPKAADDQRLQLARRLTGNDRTLDLMALDVVWTAEFAEAGWVLPLSDDPAGQAEADAVDNTLPGPLETAKWQGKLYAAPVTTNTQLLWYRADLVAPPPGTWDGMVAEATRLHAEGKPSWIAVQAKQYEGLVVWFNTLLESAGGRVLSDDGKHVTLTDTPEHRTATVKALQIIKAVATAPGADPSVTQTDEGTARLALEQGKAALEVNWPFVFASMLENSVKGGVPFLPLNNKPGLAGSINDAGTFSPTDDQFTIAFDASKEVFGFAPYPGVIPGQPTRVTLGGLNLAVAKTTRHPAEAFDAIRCIRNLENQKYTSIEGGLPAVRTSLYSDPDFQKKYPQYAIIRDQLTTAAVRPATPNYQAVSTRISATLAPVTQIDPEKTADELTVQVQRAVDGKGLIP